The genome window tttatattttattaaaatatattgatttcactatttaattttttaatatataaacaaacctatttaaatttaaactatttaaattctatgaagatgtcctttttagtctttttacatttattagcttatcaaaaagctaattttaccaaacacttttaagcataacagctagcttaagagctcttcagatttcagctttgaGCTTAtggcttttcagttttcagctacttttcagctttcagctaccttttctactaggtttgccaaacatagccttaataaaatcaatttctctttaaaaaatatttgcaatattgaagttttaaatttaaaaaaaaaaaactaaatattatgacataaaatttaaacaaactcttataaaatttacaaaaataaagtttataaaattctACAAAAGTCTCGATTAAGTACATccttaattaaatttatgataCACGtgtagaattaaaaatattgaaatgccAAAGATTAAGCGCAAGTTTTCATATATTATAGTAGCCACGTAATTAGTTCCCACTGATGAAGTTGAGTATGACCAAAGTGAGATCGGAatcttcaataaaaaaaaagtctgtCCAAATGATGAAATGTCAAATGCTTTATAAAATTATAGGCATTGGTTAATGGAGTACAGCATCTTCTCCAATTTTGTAGGAATACTTGTTTTTGTTAATGCACATATATACATCTAAACGTATTAATAACCTATTTGGTACGTTGTAATTtggttgtaattgaattgaaattcaatgaaaGCCTCAATTACATTGCTTCGTTGGAGGAAATTTCGCCGaattataattttcttcattggttgaattgcaattcatggatataccccatgaattgcaattcgttGTTTCTATGAATCGAAGAAAGGGATGAAATAACAAATATGTCtttagttgttgttgttattgttattattattattacataaggatattttagtctttatgaTTTTATATCACTTATTTTCTTCTCATTCctcataattatttttctccttaccaaacaatgtaatttgaattcctactttattccaaccttattatttttccaccgaattacaatttattttccctctaattatttttcttccaaTCAAATAGCTTGCTAGTGTCAACCTAAACGTGGACAGAATTTTGCCTATACATTTCAAttcaaccaccaccaccacatgTTAAACTTTATTCGATAATAACAATAATGGACGAAAAGTGGCCTGGGTACAAATTTTTGTCCAAGGAATAAAAATTTGAGATAAACAATTTTGATACCTTCGCAAGTCAAAATTTGATTGGGAGGGAATCAACATACCACTTATCTTATGCTTTTAGCCATAATCCTAGTAAGTTTTCATTTCATAGTTTGAACTCTAAATATAAACGTTTTCCACAAATCTTATCATGAAAATTAGTAGATGAGATAAATTGCATGTGTCTCAACAAGTTTACAATGTTTCAAATGCTTGTATACTAGTGTTCACAATAAGGTCAAATCTACTGTAAACTAGCTAATGTATTCAAATACTGCACCATGTGACTACtagtaaaagaaaatttttgaatttattttgggTTGATTGATTAGTCAAGCTACACCCCGActaataattttcattttgatatcTTGCAGTGTTGTTATTGATTTTTGAACTCAAATTTGCATATTGTCTTCTTTGTGTGGTAATGAATTGAAGGACGGTGGTGActagtataaaattattttttaaaataattaatgtcACAATATTTgagttttgtaaataaaatataataagggTTGAAAGACCTTTATGATTAAATTCatcatttcttttttattttatccattaaaaaaaagaagctcAAGGATTAAATTCACTTtctttaaaaatgttaataaataattgacAAGTCATACCTACTGGCATGACATAATTAAGTAAGCAAGCTATAGAATCGACAGCTGCATTTTTGGACCACTTGATGTCACCAATTAAGTGTCTCGAGAAAGGTTAACATTAGGAAAGCCAAATTGTTTTTGGCTACAATGATGTATCATATGTATGTACTGCTCATATACTTATTACATCTCTTGTAAGTTGTAGCTTTCAACCTCTATCCGTTTCACCAATCACAATAAACTATTATGTGGTCAAAACTACTTGAGgaggtatatatattaaaacaaagtAAAACCAAAgcaataaactattttttttttaatactactaactctattacaatgcagtatctgctTTATGTGGTCAAAACTAATAACTAGTTGAGGagctatatatattaaaacaaagtAAAATCAAAACCTAAACCAAGTTTTGCAaatggcaaattttactgtgaaccatggtccagaacgatgtcatttcttttaatgaaaagaaccGACACTCATTCTGTGTAATTAgttatgtttgtatatatgttgTAGTTTAATTCAGCACAAttaaagtttcattttgtttcaactttattttcatttgacaAGATGTACTATTGTCAAATTTTATGTTAGGCTTCACTTGCAGAATCTTGAaagctcaatttttttttaaatgtataataataacaacaacaacaacaatttgaattgtagagatgttaaaaaaatagtgaataaattacaaatataatgaTATAACATCGAGACTTACTTCTGAAAGTAAGGGAGATCAGACTTAAcactcataaattaaaataaatgaaaaagatgatTAATAGCTTttgtaaaaatttaaacaatcaaGGAAAAAGTAATGAAAGTGAcctagtaatttttaatttttattaatttaaaaatcatgtagtgattttttttttttagtggatggaaagaaagggAACACAGCTACACATGTCATTGGGGGAGAAAAAGGTAGATATgatatattgggtttatcgaggcaaaccccactcctcttccgagtatgtgagtaaaccctcgccctgtgatcctagccggcaaaggaccgcaagaaggttaaccagcctaggttgcccatagctgaccggctcaaacccgggtggcagacggtttcgaactcaggacctcacggccgcgagcgtcttggtcttgccactcaggctgcccttacgggcaggTAGATATGATATATGGTAGTGTGATTGGGATGAGGTGAAGATGCTATTGTCTTGATCATGGAACTTTAGTAGGGTACACAACAGGTGAAAGAAGAGTGGCATCATATGAATGTTATGATGTTGAAATGTGAACATAAATAAAAGAGGCCAGCCAGGTGTTTCATTTGTGTATGTGTGTACTAAATAAAATGTTCTCTTCTTAAAAGTGAATCACAAATCACAAGCAACCCCAAGTATATATGTGGTTCAACATCTGTTTGTATTTAATAAACTATTTATTTTAAGTTGTGAATATTAATTCGAAAAAATCCAGTATAAAATGTTTGAACTGTATTAATGTTTAAAATAGCGAAATGCCCACATAAAACGTATATTTTAGATTTGATCTCAAATCAATGATTGAAAATTGTATGAAACAAATAACAAGTTGTCCTGCGGGACTAGCTCAATTGATTCAACCGATTACCTTAAATTCAGTCATTGGGAAACATTGACCCATCAGAGATAATGAAGACCCATTGTGCATAGGGTGTACAGGTAATTAGGGAAAACATAGGAAAacttaatgtatcaaaaaaaaaagttcaaaccATAACAAAACTTCAATGGCAAAACTGTCATTTAGTGAAAGGTAATTGAAACTTTCTGGTTATAAGTAAATTGTTTACTACATGCAAAAACAAAGTTGAGATGGCCgagttggtctaaggcgccagattaaggttctggtccgaaagggcgtgggttcaaatcccactctcaACAATCCGTTTTCGAAACCCCCGCACTCTTCCCTTTTCCGGTTTTACCCCTTTCCCTCCAAATTCCTCTCTATCAGTATCTGAAACTCAGAAATCCGAAAAACGATCGAGGTTGGAGTAAATGGCGCAAGCGGCGAGGCTAAACCTTCGAATGCAAAGGGAGCTGAAGCTTCTCCTCTCCGACCCGCCTCACGGCGCCTCTTTCCCTTCTCTCTCGTCTTCCTCCTCgccctctctctcctccatcGACGCCCGTAAGTCTTGTCTTACTATGTGTGTATGTTTATGGCGTCAGTGTAACAAGTGTTCTACGCTTTGTTTCCTGATTTTTCAGAAATTGAAGGCCCAGAAGGTACTGTGTATGCTAACGGGATATTTAAgctcaaaattcaaattcctGAAAGGTAATTTTATGAACAAATTTTGATAATCCGGGAGCTCTGAATTAGGTTTAGTCGATATATGTGTTCCTTGCGATTTTTTACACTGCTTTCATGTCGATTTCGTTTTGAAGTTCATGTACCGGGTTTGAATTTCGTTTTAGGTATCCTTTTCAGCCTCCAGTTGTGACGTTCGTCACACCAATATATCATCCGAATATCGACAATGGAGGGCGAATTTGCTTGGATATTCTTAATCTTCCTCCAAAGGTTAACTCTTCTTCAATACACAATCATATGTTCCTTTTTAAATTCTATTTCACTGATTCTACCACGATGCTATGAGATATACATACTTGTTTATGGATGATATCTTTGGTAGATGAGAACTATTCTAAGAGCTACTGATGCTAATGTAACATTGTGGAGTTTGaagatttattttattcattattctctagcattttaattaattgtttcaattcaaGTAGGGTGCGTGGCAGCCGTCTTTGAATATTTCAACTGTTCTAACTAGCATTGGATTGTTGTTAAGTGAACCAAACCCTGATGATGGCTTAATGCATGATGCGGTAAGCATAAATTTTTTGTTGGAAAATGATGAATGGAGGATGGTGCCTACTAGATTTTGACTATGATTTAGGGATGGTGTGCAGAGTGAGGAGTACAAGTACAATAGACAAGCTTTTAATCAGAAGGCGAGATCCATGACGGAAAAGTTTGCTAGGGCACAAGCAAGTGAAGATGCTGGTTCTGTTTCTCACCAAGAAATTCAAACTCGAATTAATCCTGACATGGAAAAAGTAAAGTTCACTGCTTGGCTGGTTTTTGTTATACCCATTTGTAAGCTCTTTGATGTTTATTTTCCACCAGCTGCAGGTTGAGAATAAGGGACCAGATGCTTCAAAATCTAATGCAATTCAGTGCTTTCTAAGCCAAAATAGATTATGTGGAGTTAGCAAAAAGTTGTCTCTGGATTCTTCTGGATCAAAGCAGCATAGAATTAGTACTGAGAGAGTAACTGGGTTTCCGCCTGTTCCTTGTCTCTCTGACAATCAGCTTGAAGCTGGAGAGTTGAAGTACTATGGAGACACTACTAAGGAAGTAAATGAAATCCCTGCTGCTCATTATCTCTTAGACAATCATATTGAAGCTGGAGGGTCAAAGCAGAAGAGAGATTCTGCTAAGGGAGTTATTGAAGCTGGAGGATTGAACAAAAAGGCAGTAGGATTATCCAGTGAGTATGAGAAGTTATGGGGGACTGAGCTGAATATGTCACCAGAATTTTCAGGTTCATCTGATGCAAGAAATTCCAATAATAAGGATGATCTGATGCCAGATCAATGTGCATCCTATCTGGAGGCTCAAAGCAGCTCTGCTGATCCCCTTACTCGAGATAGCAGCAATACGGAGAAACATGCCAATCCCAGTGGTAGTGAATTTGGAAGTTTGAAGCGGAAGCAGTCACTACGGTATGATGATTCTGAACAGAAGAGTGGCAAGCAACTGCATACCATCCCCCATCCATCTGTACCCCATCAGTTTCCTTCCTCTGCTTCATGTCATAGTCTCCTATTGCCAGAAGGCCCGGAAACCACTGGTCGTGGCTGCATAGACACTGTTGATAGAACCTTAAACAAATTTTCCACCACAAAGCACAAAAAGTTAGGTTTAACTGGCAGGAAAATGTCTTTGGGATCATTGGGTTCATCTCAGAGAAATAACAAGGAGAATTTAATTTCTCTCGACAACGTTGCTGATTCAAAGGCTAATTTTCATTCTAAACCCTCACCCTTGCATGCAATGTCGGAAGCTGGTGATTTTGATGGGCATGTGGGAAAGTATTCTTCAAAGGTAGTTCAAGAGAAGCTGGGTGTGAAGCTGCAAAGGCAACCTTTGCAACCTATGGTTCATGTTCAAGAAAGTAACAATCATCATTTTCAGTTGGATAAGAAGCAGCAGCCTAAACAAGACCATGAGGAAAAACTAGAAACAAATATTAAGGAACATGAAATAGGATTACCAATATCTGAAGCACTGATTGTATTGGATAGTGATGATAGTGAAGACGAAAGGAGCTTGCCTACGAGGTCTAGATTGTCACTTGCACGAAAATGTTTGCCTGGGAAGCGAAAAGCTAAAGCATAGAATTTTCCATTGTGTGGATGGTTAAGAAGCATAAGCAGTACATGGATCCATAATCTGTGGGGGTGAAATATTTTGTTGACTAATTGCTGCATCAAACATTATGACAGCAAGCTTTTAACATCATTGCAGCTGTATGCCCTGGATAACCAGATTTTCAGGCTTATCTGGTTAGTCTTTCAATGTTTTACTTGTTCCATGCTACTCATGCTTCTTATCCATTCAATATTGAGTTAAACTTTTTGTTCATTTTGTGTTTAAGCCAACAGGAAGGAATATATTTCGCATATAAAGTTGATATTTTGAGTGGTTTCCTTTGAATTAAGTATTCACTTCTCTAAATCTCAAATCATGGCCATGGCTactttttgtaaaaaaatttcaGTGTTACTGGAAAGCTTTGACTACCCAAGACTAGTAACTACTTCTAAGTTTAAATGTATTGTGGCACTTTTGAATGTTATAGGCAAAATGACAGGGAAATTCAATCagattttctcattttttctgTATTTCATATACTACTACAATAAGGACAACCTGTCCATTTTTATTTCATAATGATAGACTGATAGTAAACATAGTTACATAAACTGCACCCTTCAAGAGCAAAGGGCGCATTCACAAACACGCAGAAAACCTGAATGGCAGTAAAACAGCAGCAACGCTTACAGAAAAATTACATTAACCAGTATCTAGCTTTTGTGTTCTTTGATGAGACGATAGATGTACAGTTCACCAGTTGCATCAAGTGTAAAATTATGGGCATTGGTATACAAATAGCAGCCAGTTCCATCAGCAAAAGACGATGCATATGCCGTGCAGAAGCAATTTTTCCAGCAGATGGAATGGCAATCACTGAGAGCTAAGCTGGAGCCATTTGGACTATCCTCAACATAAGATATGTTTCCATCAAGAAAATACCCTCTTGTCTGAACGAATACATCAGAACTCTTCCTGCAAGAAACCGGGTTTTCCTTCAAGCAAACCGCGCTGGGATTATTCTCCACAATGGGGAGACATTCTGCAGCATATCTCCAGTTCCAGCTAGACATGTTCACATTTTGTATCACGAAGAATTGCTCGATTTGGCCCAGAAGATCCAGCTTCCATTTGGCGAACGTGTAGTTGTGTTTAGCCGAGTAAGAGAAGTACTTCTCCTTCTCGTTTGACACGAATTTGAAACCAAACTCGGACTCTATTGCAGTCACGTCTGGTGCCTTCTCAAAGCTCCCATTTTTCCAGACTCCACTGGTCCAGTAAACCTTTCCCCGTCGTGAAATGACCAGTTGGTTAGTCCCGCCATTAACATCCAGGCCGAGCTCAAAAGCTCCTGAACCCGGGGCCTGGTCACTCAACCAAGAAGTGAGCTTCCAAACATGCCCGGTTTTCAGATTTACTCCGAGTTTCATTCCAGGCACAAGCACATCCGTGGGGTAATCAAAGCTCTGCCATAACACACCTCCAAAGCTTCCATTTTCGTGAACTTCACGTACGACCAAGTTTCCAGAGTCCAACAGCGTGGCGCCCACGTTGTTTCCCGACATTATTGTGGAAACATTCGACACTGTAATCATCCCTCCAACGTACGAAATCTTGAGTTTGCCATCAGCGTCGATGATGAGTGAACCAGATGAGTCTGGGAGCGGGGAATCACGGTTGGCAATCCAGACCGGCTGGTTTGGCACGTTGGTGTACCATATTCCTAGATAATGGTTCTCTATGTTGTTTGGAACGGAGTAGCCGGCAGAAATGCTAAAGAAACCCAGCTTGAAAATGGCCTTAGCAGAAGTCAAATGTTCCCAGTCTCGAATTTTGGCACCCTGCTTCAGTGTGTCTGACTCTGCAACTACACTAACGTAAGACCAAAATCCCATGTGGAGAAATGAGATTAGTAGAATGAGAAGAAAGATTTTGGAGGAATCCATTTAGCTTAGCTTAGGATAAAACAAAATGATTATATTGGAtgcatttcaatttcaattcctagcttGCGTTTATATAGACTTTTACATCCAACTTTTTACGTTGCTTTCTTCATCAAGTGGTATGATTTCTGGTCTTTGAATCTTCATCACACGCTTCTGATTGCATGTTATTAATTAGAGAAGACATTTCAACTTTTCttgaaaagttgaaaagtagTCAAGGCAGTAGCACAATAATGTAGGATAGTATAGTGAATAGAAAGTTTTGTGTGTTGCAAAGTGCAGCATTTATTGATAATtggaagcatatatatatatatgtgtgtgtaggCAAGTGTTACAGCAAGTGAAGTGGACCAAAGTAAGTGTTCATGTCTTGGAACCATTGAATGGCAGTGGTAGACCGTTGTTACGTTGTCAAAGAACACAAGCTCTGACCATTGAACACCTTcagttttttcaatttttattaatgatGCATGTCGGAATGACAATTTTTTCTGTTCTTGAAAGGGATCAAAGATCCCGCCTTAACGGTCCACAGAGAAGCGGAGAGGAAAATTTTCAAGAAACAGAGATCCATGGGACAGAGGTTGTTTGCAACTTTCTAATAGGGGTGAGAATATCCCTTCCTGtcatcaagtatttgattcttattatcatttcaatttcaatgtttgaacTAAACACATTCTAAAACTTGACAATTTGTATAAACGGGTTGGCATAATAACAGCACGAGCATGATAAGGCTAAGCATGGACATGACTCGTTAAGGTTAACGGATTAAAGTTATAAACATGATCCTACTACTACTCCCGCTTCCTTTTCTCATAAGAATTGAAAGCTATAAAATACATCATAATTAACCCAACAGTTTAAGATCATTTGTAAGGCGATATCAgctaatttttaaaagatagCAAAGGCTATAGTAAGCTTATTAGCTACTTGAGTCAAATAGAGCTTTAGTTTCCAGGGAAGGgggattattattatcaatttctTTGTGCTTAGTTTTAAAAACTTCATTTTTGAGTCATTGTTCTCTGGGGAAACTGTTGGATCGGAAATATGTTTTCCAGAGAAACAACAGTGAATCAATGATGCAGGGAGAAAACATATGATATTGGTGCAATAGAGCCTCTACAGCTCTACTGCATGCACGCAATTCAAGTCAAACTTGCGAAGCTTATTTTGCATTGCACCTTAATCAGTTTCACCTTCACCtattaattaaacatatacaaaatttattttgcACACTCAAAAAAGTGTGAATATATTTTGACCTAATTTAAATGGTTTGTGGATCTCAAATTCTCAGGCTCTAGTTTATTTTAGAACAAAAAATTTGGGGtgagatttttaattaatgggacggaaatttttttttgaaaatttttattcttgcaaattaatttttttttttgtgggtcccATAATTGAAAAGCCAGCCTATCACGCGTACTTGCTGCACCCAACTACACACgcgtaaataataatttacttttactttttgttgtcaatctttttccttttttttttcctcccttgCTTACATGGCACTACAAaaccacaaaaacaaaaacaagaacaaaaaaaatattgttgagGTTGCTCTTATATCAATTTTTCAAGAACAAAAACTACAATAATATGTTGTTAGGAGCAATCTTAACCAAGTTAGCCAAACTGTTCGAATTAGTAACTACAATATTGCAAATTCTACTCTGTAGGAGCGCCATATTGGTTTTCTTAGTTTAAACCAAACAAGCTAACCTGGTTTATCTATTTGTGGTCCTTTACAGGCTAGAATTACAAAGTAAGTTTTATCCGGTACACACCCTAGTAATGGTTGCGAGTTTCTTTTGTTAtccaaatttaataataatatgttgttAGTGGTTAGTATTGTTGATGAGGGGAAACAGACAGAAGAGTTTGAGGCTGGTCAGAACCTCTTTATTTTGCTACAGTTAAATTGAGCTTGCAATCTTGTGAATATAGTGGAGCACAGCAACTATGAAGCGTTCAGAAAGACAGGCACAAGCCAATAACACTTCACTACCTGACAATAGTACAGTGCTGCCATTTCCTTCAATTTTGTTATGTAATTACtatctttctttctctttgcTCTGTGCACTTCTTTACCATTGATTCCCAGCATAGTCTTTTTCATACTACTTCTGTATCAATGCTAGCATTCGGTTATGGGTTTGTGAAACCAGAGAGAGAGATCCCAGAATCCATTCGGTTGCAGATCAGAGGTGTGGCTTTTTAATGAAATATGAATTGAAGATTATTCATCTACAGAAACAGACTAAAGGGTACCTTTGATAACCGTATCTCTAACATTTGCTAGTCTGGTTAGGTTAGTTGCTAATTTACCATTTTACTGCACACAAGCAGTCCATTGccatgaacagatactacattataacagagtcagtagtaataaaataaaataaaaaacagtctATTGCCGCTGGTAAGACACGATTCCTGGTCTTTtttgtgaccaactgagctgtcAATGTGGACATGATAAAGTTGAATTATAAGGAAGGATCGGAGATGAGTTGATGCTTCaatcttttcatattttattttgtgcAGTAGATGTTATGTTCCGGTAAAAAAGTACATACGTTGTGCTCTGCTGACAAAAATATTCGAAAAAGGAAAAGCACAGTGTTGGGTCAGCTTTAGGAGAGACTCCGTGGCTTTGCTCTGTCCCAAACAGTCTTTCACTAAATTTCACAAGGCCAGCCTGGGTGTATACAATCAAATTTATATCTAAATTGGTACTATTGAATTAAGGGACATGATATGCCTAACattacaacatatatattcGATCAACTTCATTTAATCGCATGAGAATGAAGTGATCCAAAAAGAGGGAAATTTGTATAAAGTTGGGGAAGGTGGCCAAAATTGAGTTCAAAATGTCAGAAAGCTGCAAGGCTTTCACTTTGAGCAGAGTTTCACTTATTATTTCCCTAAGTAGTTAGATTCCCTTTCTATGTTTCCCTTTCCCTTCTTACCTAGGAAAATGCTTGAGGTTGACTACCAACCTTTGATTCATTAGTTCttcaactaaaaaatattaatttgactATCAACTTTTTTGACTGGATACTTCATTGCTCTTCAGATAAATAAGGAATTCCATGCTGACTACGTTCATGCCATTTGTATACACCACCCAACTGAATGATTTAGTGAAGTGATTCGAGGCCGTAAgaaattcattgaatcataTCATTCAGAAGAATAAGAAGTTATAACAAATTTTTTGTAGGTGAACCTACAAAaggattattattaaaatttatagaaCAAAACGACTAGAAAACAAGTTTGTTGTTCATTCTTTCGTCCTGAGCATGTCCCCTTATGAAGAGAACATGTCTTAGGTAAACAATAAACCTCGCTACGGAACATGCCAAAGAATACATTAATAAGATGGCTCACAAACTGTGTTATGTTCACATATAGCTTGAGAAGTCTCGACATCtcatttaactaaaaaaataataataataataattctataaGTACTAAGTGCACTTTTTATTGCGAGGAGAGTTCTTGCACTTTCCCGCCAAAACTTCTCCTTGCTTTATTTACTTCCCAATTCTCTTCGTGTTTTTACACTTTCTCCCCATTTATTTACTCCTTAAAGTCCCAATCTTTTTCACCCTaaatttcacacacacacacacaatgaaGGGAAGTTCCAAGATAATAATGGGAGCAACACTCACAATGCTACTCAGCCTTGCAATAGTCCTAGCCCTAGTCTTGCTTCTACTAGCCCAGCTCTACTGCTCTCTCTTGCTCCGCCGCCGACACCTCCGCAAAACCACCAccacctccgccgccgccgccccaCACCCCCAACCCCATCCCACCGCCCCAACTCTCAGCACCTTCTACGCTCAGGGCGTCCTCCACGCCCCAAGAAACTTCCTATTCCCTGCAGTGTTTCCCCACACTTCAAACAACATTAATAACCCGGATTTGGAGACCCAGAATTATTCTGAGCTCCCCAAGAAACCCCACGAAGTCGGTCTTATGTTTTCCTCCACGCCGCCCTCTCCCGCCGCCGCCTTTATACCCATGGCGTCGCCGAAGCTAGTCCACGGCGAAGACGGCGGCGGCGCTGGGAGAGAAGATTGTGTGTACATATGCAATCCGATTTATGACTTGGAAGCCAATAACGTGGCGTGCGGGGCGGTGGATGACACCCCGTTTGAGACGCCGGATTCGTCGCCGTCACGGTTAAGCGGCGGCTCCGA of Ipomoea triloba cultivar NCNSP0323 chromosome 3, ASM357664v1 contains these proteins:
- the LOC116012998 gene encoding G-type lectin S-receptor-like serine/threonine-protein kinase At1g67520, translated to MGFWSYVSVVAESDTLKQGAKIRDWEHLTSAKAIFKLGFFSISAGYSVPNNIENHYLGIWYTNVPNQPVWIANRDSPLPDSSGSLIIDADGKLKISYVGGMITVSNVSTIMSGNNVGATLLDSGNLVVREVHENGSFGGVLWQSFDYPTDVLVPGMKLGVNLKTGHVWKLTSWLSDQAPGSGAFELGLDVNGGTNQLVISRRGKVYWTSGVWKNGSFEKAPDVTAIESEFGFKFVSNEKEKYFSYSAKHNYTFAKWKLDLLGQIEQFFVIQNVNMSSWNWRYAAECLPIVENNPSAVCLKENPVSCRKSSDVFVQTRGYFLDGNISYVEDSPNGSSLALSDCHSICWKNCFCTAYASSFADGTGCYLYTNAHNFTLDATGELYIYRLIKEHKS
- the LOC116014390 gene encoding uncharacterized protein LOC116014390; this encodes MKGSSKIIMGATLTMLLSLAIVLALVLLLLAQLYCSLLLRRRHLRKTTTTSAAAAPHPQPHPTAPTLSTFYAQGVLHAPRNFLFPAVFPHTSNNINNPDLETQNYSELPKKPHEVGLMFSSTPPSPAAAFIPMASPKLVHGEDGGGAGREDCVYICNPIYDLEANNVACGAVDDTPFETPDSSPSRLSGGSDENGGQSACCSPASSVALTPMKKLPAKACSVSLKDASSLGTSRSDSIISNNDAVSSSSSCSPSTSSW
- the LOC116014096 gene encoding uncharacterized protein LOC116014096, translating into MAQAARLNLRMQRELKLLLSDPPHGASFPSLSSSSSPSLSSIDAQIEGPEGTVYANGIFKLKIQIPERYPFQPPVVTFVTPIYHPNIDNGGRICLDILNLPPKGAWQPSLNISTVLTSIGLLLSEPNPDDGLMHDASEEYKYNRQAFNQKARSMTEKFARAQASEDAGSVSHQEIQTRINPDMEKLQVENKGPDASKSNAIQCFLSQNRLCGVSKKLSLDSSGSKQHRISTERVTGFPPVPCLSDNQLEAGELKYYGDTTKEVNEIPAAHYLLDNHIEAGGSKQKRDSAKGVIEAGGLNKKAVGLSSEYEKLWGTELNMSPEFSGSSDARNSNNKDDLMPDQCASYLEAQSSSADPLTRDSSNTEKHANPSGSEFGSLKRKQSLRYDDSEQKSGKQLHTIPHPSVPHQFPSSASCHSLLLPEGPETTGRGCIDTVDRTLNKFSTTKHKKLGLTGRKMSLGSLGSSQRNNKENLISLDNVADSKANFHSKPSPLHAMSEAGDFDGHVGKYSSKVVQEKLGVKLQRQPLQPMVHVQESNNHHFQLDKKQQPKQDHEEKLETNIKEHEIGLPISEALIVLDSDDSEDERSLPTRSRLSLARKCLPGKRKAKA